One segment of Alkaliphilus flagellatus DNA contains the following:
- a CDS encoding L-2-amino-thiazoline-4-carboxylic acid hydrolase, which produces MHVKEHKRKIVFLVKCHLDIVYLSCFAKQYPKEGWHTEWIKYNNEEIHFDFTSCMYVETTKRYNCLELCPLFCANDDITLAGYSPNIIFERSETIGRGQSKCDFHFINGNYRK; this is translated from the coding sequence TTGCATGTAAAAGAACACAAAAGAAAAATCGTTTTCTTGGTAAAATGCCATTTGGATATAGTTTATTTAAGCTGTTTTGCAAAGCAATATCCCAAAGAAGGATGGCACACTGAATGGATAAAATATAATAATGAGGAAATACATTTTGATTTTACGAGTTGTATGTATGTGGAAACTACTAAAAGATATAATTGTCTTGAACTATGCCCTTTGTTTTGTGCTAATGATGATATAACTTTAGCTGGATATAGTCCTAATATTATATTTGAACGCAGTGAAACTATTGGTAGAGGACAATCCAAATGTGATTTTCATTTTATAAACGGAAATTACAGAAAATGA
- a CDS encoding PF20097 family protein encodes MKCPYCNQNMEKGFINGDRYSLKWIEESRNKGTIVSVFQKGIKLTDAWSSNQLETYYCKGCKKMIIDVSDKLK; translated from the coding sequence ATGAAATGTCCATATTGTAATCAAAATATGGAAAAAGGTTTTATAAATGGAGACAGATATTCTTTAAAATGGATAGAAGAATCAAGAAATAAAGGAACAATAGTAAGTGTGTTTCAAAAGGGTATAAAGTTAACAGATGCTTGGAGTTCAAATCAATTAGAAACATATTATTGCAAGGGTTGTAAAAAGATGATTATTGATGTTAGTGATAAACTTAAGTGA
- a CDS encoding CPBP family intramembrane glutamic endopeptidase: MTDKKIIVQFTMLTFCIAYLVSGALIVLGQFGYSVHNWVHSLQQFGMNIPFAIYILSPAIASYMVLKKNNKIADFKEWLKTVFYAKNNISLYLFVVAGLALYFLIHIAVSGRTEMVLPFYTFFLSLPGGLIIGGLEEAGWMYILQPELDKKYGFVLSSVFVGIIWTLWHIPLFFIPGTNHGEGLINFWMFAVQLMAFRFFNGAIYKISGKGRVFMCVLFHTMFNAASPIFGTMTMTWAGTIAANAVIVLVSIVTVVIYDKKSRRIV, encoded by the coding sequence GTGACAGACAAAAAAATCATAGTACAATTTACGATGCTGACATTTTGCATAGCCTATCTTGTGTCAGGTGCTTTGATTGTTCTTGGGCAATTTGGATATTCGGTTCACAATTGGGTTCACTCGTTACAGCAATTCGGGATGAATATTCCTTTTGCAATCTATATTTTGTCGCCCGCTATTGCTTCATATATGGTTCTGAAGAAAAATAACAAAATAGCAGATTTTAAGGAATGGTTGAAAACTGTTTTTTACGCCAAAAATAACATATCCCTCTATTTGTTCGTTGTTGCAGGGCTTGCACTGTATTTTTTGATACATATTGCAGTTTCAGGCCGCACGGAAATGGTGCTTCCATTTTATACGTTCTTCCTTTCCCTGCCTGGTGGTCTTATTATCGGTGGCTTGGAGGAAGCTGGCTGGATGTACATATTGCAGCCTGAGCTTGACAAAAAATATGGCTTTGTTTTATCTTCTGTTTTTGTTGGAATCATTTGGACTTTATGGCATATTCCTCTCTTCTTCATTCCGGGGACGAATCACGGAGAGGGACTCATTAACTTTTGGATGTTTGCAGTTCAACTCATGGCGTTTCGGTTTTTCAACGGGGCAATCTACAAAATATCAGGCAAAGGCCGTGTGTTTATGTGCGTATTATTCCACACCATGTTCAATGCGGCATCCCCCATCTTTGGCACCATGACTATGACTTGGGCGGGAACAATTGCCGCAAATGCTGTGATTGTTCTTGTTTCAATTGTAACCGTTGTGATATACGACAAAAAGAGCAGGCGAATAGTATAA
- a CDS encoding C45 family autoproteolytic acyltransferase/hydolase: protein MYHSRWKGCHYEAGLRYGNMFYKNGVNPISSISISNERKEFTVKCIPIYEKFYPEIVEEIKGMADGLKINYIDVASFLFTMYCFTFDNKCSCLAISNEEKIFFARNSDFIVSIEKLCDSAYYKLNNAYSFIGNTTAWTEMEDGINEHGLAVGLTFIYPIKIEPGLNAGMLVRYILEKCKTTDEAILALKKLPIASPQTITLADKLGNIAVVECNCDKVIVLAPQQGKDCVFTTNHFVSEEMQEYQFNGVDDIYSHERYETLVNAFSNTQERSIDFIKNILSGNMGFMCQYDRKKGIDTVWSSIYDLTDGTIFRVEGNPSRKSFKQDKRLVLKK from the coding sequence ATGTATCATTCAAGATGGAAAGGTTGTCACTATGAAGCAGGACTACGTTACGGCAATATGTTTTATAAAAATGGAGTAAATCCAATTAGTAGTATTTCAATAAGCAATGAAAGAAAAGAGTTTACGGTAAAATGTATTCCAATTTATGAGAAATTTTATCCAGAAATAGTTGAAGAAATAAAAGGAATGGCTGATGGGCTAAAAATAAACTATATAGATGTCGCAAGTTTTCTTTTTACTATGTATTGTTTTACATTCGATAATAAATGTTCATGTCTAGCTATTTCAAATGAAGAAAAAATATTTTTTGCTCGAAATAGTGACTTTATTGTGAGTATAGAAAAATTATGTGATAGTGCTTATTATAAACTTAATAATGCATATTCATTTATTGGAAATACAACTGCGTGGACAGAAATGGAAGATGGTATCAATGAGCATGGACTAGCGGTTGGTTTAACTTTTATTTATCCTATAAAAATAGAACCTGGTCTTAATGCAGGGATGCTTGTTAGATATATTTTAGAAAAATGTAAAACAACGGATGAAGCAATATTGGCATTAAAAAAACTTCCGATTGCTTCACCTCAAACAATTACGCTAGCAGATAAGTTGGGTAATATTGCAGTTGTAGAATGTAATTGTGACAAAGTTATTGTCTTAGCTCCTCAACAAGGAAAAGATTGTGTGTTTACAACGAATCATTTTGTATCTGAAGAAATGCAAGAATATCAATTTAATGGTGTTGATGATATATATTCTCATGAACGATATGAAACACTAGTAAATGCTTTTTCCAATACCCAAGAACGTTCGATAGATTTTATAAAAAATATTTTATCTGGAAATATGGGATTTATGTGTCAATATGATAGAAAAAAAGGAATTGATACAGTTTGGTCATCAATATATGATTTAACGGATGGTACAATTTTTAGAGTTGAAGGAAATCCTTCAAGAAAATCATTCAAGCAGGATAAAAGGCTTGTGCTTAAAAAATAA
- a CDS encoding DUF4269 domain-containing protein, protein MKNKNWKDISYLNYGNVKQKKVYEILINTKVLDILNDYIPVLVGTIPIEIDIENSDIDIVCKVDNFDVFEEVLVSNFRKYKDFKITHKEDKVLVCNFIVNDVQIEIYGSNEDTDKSNGYRHMIVEDRLINLYGEAFKKEIISLKIKGLKTEPAFAKVLNLQGNPYEQLLLLEMYSDEELYKMYTK, encoded by the coding sequence ATGAAAAATAAAAATTGGAAGGATATATCTTATTTAAATTATGGAAATGTTAAACAAAAGAAGGTTTATGAAATACTTATAAATACAAAGGTTTTAGATATATTAAATGATTACATACCCGTATTGGTAGGAACAATACCTATAGAGATTGACATAGAAAACAGTGATATAGATATAGTTTGTAAAGTTGACAATTTCGATGTGTTTGAAGAAGTATTAGTAAGTAATTTTAGAAAATATAAAGACTTTAAAATTACACATAAGGAAGATAAGGTGTTAGTATGCAATTTTATAGTAAATGATGTTCAGATAGAAATTTACGGCTCTAATGAAGATACAGATAAATCAAATGGATATAGGCACATGATTGTAGAAGATAGACTAATAAATTTGTATGGAGAGGCTTTTAAAAAAGAGATAATTAGTTTAAAGATTAAGGGTTTGAAAACAGAGCCAGCATTTGCAAAAGTATTAAACTTACAAGGCAACCCTTACGAACAATTATTACTGCTTGAAATGTATAGTGATGAAGAATTATATAAAATGTATACTAAATAG